The genomic region GACCTGGTCCGTGACCGGGCGCAGCGCGGAGTCCTCGCGGCGCCCGGCCAGCTCCAGCACGGCGAGCGCCGACTCGTTCTGCGGGATCACCAGCTCCAGGAACGCGAGGTCGGTGGCGGTCGGCCCGGCCTGCGGGACAGGGGGCTCGGCGACTGGAGCGCCGCAGGCCGTGAGCAGGACCGCTGTGAGCGGGACCGCCGCGAGGAGGAGCGTTCGCACTACGGGCGGCCGTCCGGGCCGCACTTGACGATCCGGTTGATGCAGTCGCGCACGCGCTGGGCCATCTCGGCCTCCGGCCACGCGTTGAAGAAGTCGCCGTGCATCGTGAACCCGGGACCGGACGAGAGCTTGAACCGCGCCGGGTCACCGCTCGCGGGGTAGCGCAGCACCTGGCGCAGCTTCGGCACCGGGACCGGGTGCGTGGCCGGGCAGTCGCCGGCGACCGGGTAGGCCATGTGGCTCTTGTGGTCGGCCGAGTCGAGGTCCTTGCCGTTCCAGCACTGCGGGAAGTCCAGGTAGGACTCGATCATCGTGCCGGCCGGGCAGTTGACGAAGTCCTTGGACGCGCCGACGTGCCCGGCGTGCAGGCAGGACCAGCGCGAGTTCGTCGTGTTGTCCGGTGCGGTGGCCTTGGCGTTGCCGGCGACGATCCGCAGCCCGTACGGCAGCGGCTGGATGCGCTTGGTGACGTCGTCGCGCACGCCTTCACCGAGGTAGTAGAACGTCGTGCCGGTCGGTTCGACGGGCTGGCCGTCGACCAGCAGCGTGGGCACCCAGTACGAGGACAGGTCCTTCTTGGGGTTGCACGTGCTGGTGGCCTTGCCGAGGCTCTCGACGTCGCTGTGGGCGTTGGTCGAGACGTTGCCGAAGAAGCTGTGCATGTGCGAGACGCCGGGCAGCTTCGGGAAGACGATCGGGTCGTCGGGCAGCCGGTGCGTGAACGGGCACTCGGCGACGAACTCCGCGACGCGCACGGCGCCCGGCGGGAT from Lentzea guizhouensis harbors:
- a CDS encoding DUF1996 domain-containing protein, coding for MTHAPAPSRMRRRVLIAVLSVAGVAASAVTANAMFFSPPKPPPAAISTSTTTTTTTTSQQTADPTTAAPGTPGTTNAPTTAPATTKPAAQLPPQEPIPPGAVRVAEFVAECPFTHRLPDDPIVFPKLPGVSHMHSFFGNVSTNAHSDVESLGKATSTCNPKKDLSSYWVPTLLVDGQPVEPTGTTFYYLGEGVRDDVTKRIQPLPYGLRIVAGNAKATAPDNTTNSRWSCLHAGHVGASKDFVNCPAGTMIESYLDFPQCWNGKDLDSADHKSHMAYPVAGDCPATHPVPVPKLRQVLRYPASGDPARFKLSSGPGFTMHGDFFNAWPEAEMAQRVRDCINRIVKCGPDGRP